The Balneola vulgaris DSM 17893 DNA window ATGGTGTAAAAGAGGTTAGAAAAACTAAGAAAGTAAAAGATGAAGACGGCAATGAAGTGGAAGAAGAAGAAATCACTTTTGATGCTCCTGTAGAAACAAATGCAGCATTAGCTGGTAATTTACAGGGCAACCTTCTCTTAGTTCATGGCGACATGGATAACAATGTACACCCAGCCAATACCATTCGTTTAGCCGATGCTCTAATCAAAGCTGGTAAACGATTTGATATGATGATACTTCCAGGTAGGCGTCATGGTTTTGGGCCATACCAACCGTATTTCGATAGAATGATGTGGTACTATTTTGCAGAGCATTTACTCGGCGATTACCGCTCGAACATCAATTTCAATTTACCGAAGGACGATAATTAGAAGACTCTCTCTACTCAAATATTCTAATCCAAAAGGGCCCTGATGAATTCAGAGCCCTTTTTTTGTGCTTTAAAACTTATGCTAATAATTAACGTCGGCTCGCATTTGCAATCTCCTCGAAATCAACGTTTGTATACCTAAAGCTTGTTGCTTGAAACAGCTGGTTCCCGTATTGATCTCTCCAGTCTCTGTGTAATCCTAAGAGCTCAGGTAAAGGTGGTTCAACATGAAAAATCACCGTATATCTTTGGTCTCTTTCGCCAGGTAGTTTGATATTTCGAGCATAGTGAAAGTTATCTATCAGATTGATGTGAGATACTATTTCTATATTCGATCGCTTTTTGCCAGTTGCTTCATTAATCACTTCAGCGGTAATTGTGATATAGGGAATGAACCCACCTCTCGGTGTACCTTTTGGCACCCTGATACTTTCATCACTTGCCCAGTTTACACGAGCCTCAAGATGTACGTCCGTTTCTGATTCGGCTAAATGCATCTCATGAGGAGTCACATCATCTTTGATGGCTCCTTCAAAAATGAATACGATACCCGGTTGTACTGTTTCTTCACCAATGATGAGCTCCTGCGCATTGAGCGTAGTACCAAATAGCGAAAGTGTAATAAATAAGGAATAGAATAATTTTTTCATGATTGGAGTA harbors:
- a CDS encoding iron transporter — its product is MKKLFYSLFITLSLFGTTLNAQELIIGEETVQPGIVFIFEGAIKDDVTPHEMHLAESETDVHLEARVNWASDESIRVPKGTPRGGFIPYITITAEVINEATGKKRSNIEIVSHINLIDNFHYARNIKLPGERDQRYTVIFHVEPPLPELLGLHRDWRDQYGNQLFQATSFRYTNVDFEEIANASRR